The proteins below come from a single Minwuia thermotolerans genomic window:
- a CDS encoding YifB family Mg chelatase-like AAA ATPase encodes MVARIATVSFQGFRARLVDVQVQISPQMPATAIVGLPDKAVAESKERVRSALDAIGLGLPPKRITVNLSPADLPKEGSHYDLPIALALLTAMDVLPADEMARFMALGELALDGQIAPVAGVLPAGVAAAERGMGLICPAACGGEAAWAGDLDIVAAPDLLAIVNHFKGAQVLQPPKPGPVETDATGPDLRDIKGQESAKRALEIAAAGGHNMLMIGPPGSGKSMLAARLPGLLPPLSAGEALEVSMIRSLAGELAEGRLSRRRPFRNPHHSTSTPALVGGGLRVRPGEISLAHRGVLFLDELPEFPRPALESLRQPLETAEAVVARANAHVTYPARVQLVAAMNPCRCGHLDDAERACSRAPRCAADYQAKISGPLIDRIDLAIDVPAVSAADLTLPPAAEGSVEVAKRVAEARRIQACRGETLGIDARTNSEVDGEALAEVATPEPAAQTLLTDAAERLKLSARGYTRVIRVARTIADLAGAETIARAHIAEALTYRRRGAVS; translated from the coding sequence ATGGTTGCCCGCATCGCCACAGTCTCCTTTCAGGGGTTCCGTGCGCGTCTCGTCGACGTGCAGGTGCAGATTTCGCCGCAGATGCCGGCGACGGCCATCGTCGGCCTGCCCGACAAGGCCGTGGCGGAGAGCAAGGAGCGCGTGCGCTCGGCGCTTGACGCCATCGGGCTCGGCCTGCCGCCCAAGCGCATCACCGTGAACCTGTCGCCGGCTGACCTGCCGAAGGAAGGCAGTCACTACGACCTGCCCATCGCGCTGGCCCTGCTGACGGCGATGGACGTGCTGCCGGCCGACGAGATGGCGCGCTTCATGGCGCTGGGCGAACTGGCGCTGGATGGCCAGATCGCGCCGGTTGCGGGGGTGCTGCCGGCCGGGGTCGCGGCGGCCGAGCGCGGCATGGGTCTGATCTGCCCGGCGGCCTGCGGCGGGGAGGCGGCCTGGGCCGGCGATCTCGACATCGTGGCCGCGCCGGACCTGCTGGCCATCGTCAACCACTTCAAGGGGGCGCAGGTGCTGCAGCCGCCGAAGCCGGGGCCGGTCGAGACCGACGCCACGGGGCCCGACCTGCGCGACATCAAGGGCCAGGAAAGCGCCAAGCGCGCGCTCGAGATCGCCGCCGCCGGCGGCCACAACATGTTGATGATCGGGCCGCCGGGCTCCGGCAAGTCGATGCTGGCGGCGCGTCTGCCGGGGCTGCTGCCGCCGCTTTCGGCGGGGGAGGCGCTGGAGGTCTCCATGATCCGCAGCCTGGCCGGCGAACTGGCCGAGGGGCGGCTCTCCCGCCGCCGGCCGTTTCGCAACCCGCATCATTCGACCTCGACCCCGGCGCTGGTCGGCGGCGGCCTCCGCGTCCGCCCGGGGGAGATCAGCCTGGCGCACCGGGGCGTCCTGTTCCTGGACGAACTGCCGGAGTTCCCGCGGCCGGCCCTCGAATCGCTGCGTCAGCCGCTGGAGACGGCGGAGGCGGTGGTGGCCCGCGCCAACGCCCACGTCACCTATCCGGCGCGAGTGCAACTCGTCGCCGCCATGAACCCCTGCCGCTGCGGCCATCTGGACGACGCGGAGCGCGCCTGCAGCCGCGCGCCGCGCTGCGCCGCCGACTATCAGGCGAAGATTTCCGGCCCGCTGATCGACCGCATCGACCTCGCCATCGACGTGCCCGCGGTCTCGGCAGCCGATCTCACCCTGCCGCCGGCGGCGGAAGGCTCGGTGGAGGTCGCGAAGCGCGTCGCCGAGGCGCGGCGGATCCAGGCCTGCCGCGGCGAGACGCTCGGCATCGACGCCCGCACCAATTCGGAAGTGGACGGGGAGGCGCTGGCCGAAGTGGCGACGCCGGAACCTGCGGCCCAGACCCTGCTCACCGACGCCGCCGAAAGGCTGAAGCTCTCGGCGCGCGGCTATACCCGCGTGATCCGCGTGGCGCGGACCATCGCCGACCTTGCCGGCGCCGAGACCATCGCCCGCGCCCATATCGCCGAGGCGCTGACCTACCGGCGAAGGGGCGCGGTGAGTTAG
- a CDS encoding xanthine dehydrogenase family protein molybdopterin-binding subunit: MARIGEGIGRKEDLRFVTGRGRYTADIETPDALHAVFVRSPVAFGRIAGIDSAAAAAAPGVAAVLTGREAAADGLGHIPTGAPVTNRDGTPMHQARRPVLPEAQVHHVGQPLAVVLARTRAKALAAAELVEIDIEESPPALECARAPAIHDGIPENMAFDWEAGDFEAASKAVADAPRRVDMRFHQNRMVGGALEGLAAQAEYDAGAGQVVLTAATQGAHALKVMLTKFALNWPRERLRVIVPDVGGGFGPKGFVYQEQAAVAWACWRLKRPVRWVSERAESFVSEVHARDQFVTARMGFNDEGRILAVTMDVDADMGAFLSGFAPGVPTDGMAKVLTGLYDVSVAGLRVRGFYTNTVPVDAYRGAGKPPAIYCLERLVDLAAGELGLDPVEIRRRNLVPADALPYTTATGKVLDAGGDYAAALQSTAHALDWNLARRDGPIRRGVGICCNLHPIGGSSAETSRVTVSGDGRIVAWTGTQSTGQGHETVFAQILADRLGVPVDLIDVRQGDTAQLRRGGGTGGSSSTVISGSTLTRTADEVIRLGKARAADLLETAAADIEYAGGHFSVAGTDRRVSLFDVAGDDGLEAEQDFADQVAAFPYGAVGAEVEIDTETGAIRLTKLVSCDDAGRIINPVLLAGQSHGALVQGAGQALWEHAAYDLETGQLVAGTFMDYAMPRAGDLPAIGAEFIETLSPTNILGARGIGEMGANGAPVAIANAVYDALRGLGVTDLEPPFTPHRIWRAIRAAQVV, from the coding sequence ATGGCGCGCATCGGCGAGGGCATCGGCCGCAAGGAGGATCTGCGCTTCGTCACCGGCCGCGGCCGCTACACCGCGGACATCGAGACGCCGGACGCGTTGCACGCCGTCTTCGTCCGTTCGCCGGTCGCCTTCGGACGAATCGCGGGCATCGACAGCGCCGCCGCCGCGGCCGCGCCGGGCGTCGCCGCAGTGCTGACGGGCCGCGAAGCGGCGGCGGACGGCCTGGGTCATATCCCGACCGGCGCCCCCGTCACCAATCGCGACGGCACCCCGATGCATCAGGCCCGGCGGCCCGTCCTGCCGGAGGCGCAGGTCCATCATGTGGGGCAGCCGCTGGCCGTCGTGCTGGCCCGGACCCGGGCCAAGGCCCTGGCAGCGGCGGAGCTGGTCGAGATCGACATCGAGGAATCGCCGCCCGCGCTGGAATGCGCCCGCGCGCCCGCGATCCATGATGGCATCCCCGAAAACATGGCCTTCGACTGGGAAGCCGGCGACTTCGAGGCCGCGTCGAAGGCGGTCGCCGACGCGCCGCGCCGGGTCGATATGCGCTTCCACCAGAACCGGATGGTGGGCGGCGCGCTCGAGGGGCTCGCCGCGCAGGCGGAATACGACGCCGGGGCGGGACAGGTCGTGCTGACGGCGGCGACCCAGGGCGCGCACGCGCTGAAGGTCATGCTGACGAAGTTCGCCCTGAACTGGCCGCGCGAACGGCTGCGCGTGATTGTGCCCGATGTCGGCGGCGGCTTCGGGCCGAAGGGCTTCGTCTATCAGGAGCAGGCGGCGGTGGCCTGGGCCTGCTGGCGGCTGAAACGGCCCGTGCGGTGGGTATCGGAACGCGCCGAGAGCTTCGTCTCGGAGGTCCATGCGCGCGACCAGTTCGTCACCGCCCGGATGGGCTTCAACGATGAGGGCCGCATCCTCGCCGTCACCATGGACGTGGACGCCGACATGGGCGCGTTCCTCTCAGGCTTTGCGCCCGGCGTGCCGACCGACGGCATGGCGAAGGTGCTGACCGGCCTCTACGACGTGTCCGTGGCAGGGCTCCGGGTGCGTGGATTCTACACCAACACCGTGCCGGTCGACGCCTATCGCGGCGCGGGCAAGCCGCCGGCGATCTATTGCCTGGAACGGCTGGTCGACCTTGCGGCGGGCGAGCTCGGCCTGGACCCCGTCGAGATTCGCCGGCGCAACCTCGTCCCGGCAGACGCCCTGCCCTATACCACGGCCACGGGGAAGGTGCTCGACGCCGGCGGCGACTACGCCGCGGCCCTGCAATCGACGGCGCATGCGCTCGACTGGAACCTGGCCCGCCGGGACGGGCCCATCCGGCGCGGCGTCGGCATCTGCTGCAACCTGCATCCGATCGGCGGCTCCTCGGCGGAGACCAGCCGCGTAACCGTCTCCGGCGACGGCCGGATCGTGGCCTGGACCGGCACCCAGTCCACGGGTCAGGGCCACGAGACCGTCTTCGCCCAGATACTCGCCGACCGCCTCGGCGTGCCGGTCGACCTGATCGACGTCCGCCAGGGCGACACGGCGCAGCTCCGGCGCGGCGGCGGCACAGGCGGTTCCTCGTCCACCGTGATCTCGGGCTCGACGCTGACGCGGACCGCCGACGAGGTGATCCGGCTGGGCAAGGCGCGCGCGGCCGACCTGCTGGAAACCGCCGCCGCCGACATCGAATACGCCGGCGGCCATTTCAGCGTCGCCGGCACCGACCGCCGCGTGAGCCTGTTCGACGTGGCCGGCGATGACGGCCTGGAGGCCGAGCAGGACTTCGCCGACCAGGTCGCGGCCTTCCCCTATGGCGCCGTCGGCGCGGAAGTCGAGATCGACACGGAAACCGGCGCGATCCGGCTGACCAAGCTCGTCTCCTGCGACGACGCGGGCCGCATCATCAATCCCGTGCTGCTGGCCGGCCAGTCCCACGGCGCGCTGGTCCAGGGCGCGGGCCAGGCGCTCTGGGAACACGCGGCCTACGACCTGGAGACGGGCCAGCTCGTCGCCGGCACCTTCATGGATTACGCCATGCCGCGCGCCGGCGACCTGCCGGCGATCGGCGCGGAATTCATCGAGACGCTCTCGCCCACCAATATCCTGGGCGCGCGCGGCATCGGAGAGATGGGCGCCAACGGCGCGCCGGTCGCCATCGCCAACGCCGTCTACGACGCGCTGCGCGGCCTGGGCGTCACGGACCTCGAGCCGCCCTTCACGCCCCACCGCATCTGGCGGGCGATCCGGGCGGCGCAGGTCGTCTAA
- a CDS encoding MarR family winged helix-turn-helix transcriptional regulator: MGDTGQNLGNLSVWCSALTGFVASDEPDLSTRQLAILMNVYLRGGPHTVRGLAETLNISKPAVSRALDALGSKGLTRRLRDETDRRNVLVQRTDAGVAFLSAFADLVRAAEEDDRRSYG, from the coding sequence ATGGGAGACACGGGGCAGAACCTTGGCAATCTCTCGGTCTGGTGCAGCGCCCTGACAGGATTCGTCGCATCCGACGAGCCCGATCTGTCGACACGGCAGCTCGCCATCCTGATGAATGTCTATCTGCGCGGCGGGCCCCATACGGTGCGCGGCCTGGCCGAGACGCTCAACATTTCCAAGCCTGCGGTCAGCCGCGCGCTCGACGCGCTGGGCTCCAAGGGGCTGACCCGGCGGCTGCGGGACGAGACCGACCGGCGCAACGTGCTGGTGCAGCGCACGGACGCCGGCGTCGCCTTCCTTTCCGCTTTCGCGGATCTGGTCCGCGCGGCCGAGGAGGACGATCGGCGGTCCTATGGCTGA
- a CDS encoding NlpC/P60 family protein, translating into MADGLDSRRHPFRADLAAGYLRERVSAPRYADPVRRTVVAETASIRRQPDAGAMQISELLHGEPVDVYAAEGGWAWAQGALDGYVGYVAETDLAEAGPTPTHMVRARLSHMFPEASIKLPPAGRLTLGARVAVTDVSGRFARLADGRFVIADHLRPLGQPEADVVAVALRNLGAPYLWGGRSSLGLDCSGLVQVAFQACGFLPPRDSDMQAKELGAAKPVPKGPEGLERGDVVYFPGHCMIADGAGGLVHANATHMMVTHEPADTVFARTPGGWNAVTDVRARPVD; encoded by the coding sequence ATGGCTGACGGCCTCGACAGCCGCCGCCATCCGTTTCGAGCCGACCTAGCCGCCGGTTATCTGAGAGAACGCGTTTCGGCGCCGCGCTATGCGGATCCCGTACGCCGCACGGTGGTGGCCGAGACCGCCTCGATCCGCCGGCAGCCCGACGCCGGCGCCATGCAGATCTCCGAACTGCTCCACGGCGAGCCGGTCGACGTCTACGCCGCCGAGGGCGGCTGGGCCTGGGCCCAGGGCGCGCTGGACGGCTATGTCGGCTACGTCGCCGAAACCGACCTGGCTGAAGCCGGACCGACGCCCACGCACATGGTGCGGGCGCGGCTCAGCCATATGTTTCCCGAAGCGAGCATCAAGCTGCCGCCCGCCGGGCGTCTCACTCTCGGCGCGCGGGTCGCGGTGACGGATGTCTCGGGCAGGTTCGCGCGCCTGGCCGACGGCCGCTTCGTCATCGCCGATCATCTCCGCCCGCTGGGCCAGCCGGAGGCCGATGTCGTCGCCGTGGCGCTGCGCAATCTCGGCGCGCCCTATCTGTGGGGCGGCCGCTCCAGCCTGGGGCTCGACTGTTCGGGCCTGGTGCAGGTGGCCTTCCAGGCCTGCGGCTTCCTGCCGCCGCGCGATTCGGACATGCAGGCGAAGGAACTCGGCGCCGCGAAGCCGGTGCCGAAGGGCCCCGAAGGCCTGGAACGCGGCGACGTGGTCTATTTTCCCGGCCATTGCATGATCGCCGACGGGGCCGGTGGCCTTGTCCATGCCAATGCGACCCACATGATGGTGACACACGAGCCGGCGGATACCGTCTTCGCCCGCACGCCGGGCGGCTGGAACGCCGTGACAGACGTCCGCGCCCGACCCGTGGACTGA
- a CDS encoding LLM class flavin-dependent oxidoreductase: protein MDFGYFTLSDNRYPDNPRSPEQFIREIYEQSLYAEEVGLNSAWIGEHHFNLLGVNASPHMLLAQVAGATERIRLAPAVVLLPVHNPIQVAEDWATLDLLSGGRVDFAAGRGYDRKEYDPFGAPFEESAEIFAEGLDVVWKCWTEKGKFSHKGRFYNFEDVDVRPKPVQDPLRPYVACFSRPSMELAARRDWNIIYAPFAAAMVYGSLAEAVQAYREECEQKHGRPARRAMCSYFIHIADTPEEDAYGRQSLINYFQKALIDAFPADPAKTPPTYRYFNEIVRLLKEMKPEALTSKSVLVGSREKIIEDLKAVEAAGISEVILYFNYGQKPHAMVKEQMQRFMEEVAPAFEGAHTAIRAA from the coding sequence ATGGACTTCGGCTATTTCACGCTTTCGGACAACCGCTATCCGGACAATCCGCGGAGCCCCGAGCAGTTCATCCGCGAGATCTACGAACAGTCGCTCTACGCCGAGGAGGTGGGGCTGAACTCTGCCTGGATCGGCGAGCACCATTTCAACCTGCTGGGCGTCAACGCCAGCCCGCACATGCTGCTGGCCCAGGTCGCCGGGGCGACCGAACGCATCCGGCTGGCGCCGGCGGTGGTGCTGCTGCCGGTGCACAATCCCATTCAGGTGGCCGAGGACTGGGCGACGCTGGACCTGCTGTCGGGCGGGCGCGTCGACTTCGCCGCCGGCCGCGGCTATGACCGCAAGGAATACGATCCCTTCGGCGCACCCTTCGAGGAAAGCGCGGAGATCTTCGCCGAAGGTCTCGACGTGGTCTGGAAGTGCTGGACCGAGAAGGGAAAATTCTCCCACAAGGGCCGCTTCTACAATTTCGAGGATGTCGACGTCCGCCCGAAGCCGGTGCAGGATCCGCTCCGGCCCTATGTGGCCTGCTTCTCCCGTCCGTCGATGGAACTGGCGGCGCGGCGCGACTGGAACATCATCTACGCGCCCTTCGCCGCCGCCATGGTCTATGGCAGCCTCGCCGAGGCGGTGCAGGCCTATCGCGAGGAATGCGAACAGAAGCACGGCCGGCCGGCGCGGCGGGCCATGTGCAGCTATTTCATTCACATCGCCGACACGCCCGAGGAAGACGCCTATGGCCGGCAGTCGCTGATCAACTACTTCCAGAAGGCGCTGATCGACGCCTTTCCCGCGGACCCGGCGAAGACGCCGCCGACATACAGGTACTTCAACGAGATCGTCCGCCTGCTCAAAGAGATGAAGCCGGAGGCGCTGACCTCGAAATCGGTGCTGGTCGGCAGCCGGGAGAAGATCATCGAAGACCTGAAAGCGGTCGAGGCCGCGGGAATCTCGGAGGTCATCCTCTACTTCAACTACGGCCAGAAGCCGCATGCGATGGTCAAGGAGCAGATGCAGCGCTTCATGGAGGAGGTCGCGCCGGCCTTCGAGGGCGCCCACACGGCGATCCGGGCGGCATGA
- a CDS encoding MarR family winged helix-turn-helix transcriptional regulator — MSRAAHDQNLHLDDYFPYLLNRAGSRIAEAFSAETRRRGVSLQMWRVLAAVNDRGPLRMGDLSEATSIEGSTLTRLVQQMERKGLVERVRRDADQRVVRVVRTEAGRRIAAELIPLAMDYEARALEGLGAEDVARLKTLLRQVYANMDRQAR; from the coding sequence ATGAGCCGCGCGGCGCACGACCAGAACCTGCATCTGGACGACTATTTTCCCTATCTGCTGAACCGCGCCGGCAGCCGCATCGCCGAGGCCTTCTCGGCGGAGACCCGGCGGCGCGGCGTCAGCCTGCAGATGTGGCGGGTGCTGGCGGCGGTGAACGACCGCGGCCCGCTGCGCATGGGCGACCTCTCGGAGGCGACCTCCATCGAGGGTTCGACGCTCACCCGGCTGGTGCAGCAGATGGAGCGCAAGGGACTGGTGGAGCGCGTCCGCCGGGACGCCGATCAGCGCGTGGTCCGCGTCGTCCGGACCGAGGCCGGCCGCCGCATCGCCGCCGAGCTCATACCGCTCGCCATGGACTACGAGGCGCGCGCACTGGAAGGACTGGGCGCGGAGGACGTGGCGCGTCTCAAGACCCTGTTGCGGCAGGTTTACGCGAACATGGATCGACAGGCGCGTTGA